The genomic region TTATCGCAGACCAAGCTGAAAAATCATGGTTTCAGCCTGACAGCTGAAAGTAAAATGTGCGTCAAGCTGAACGCCTTGCGGCAACTCCGTCAGACTGGCATTGATTTTACAAGGCTCCGATTCCACACAGCGTGCTTTTTCAGTCAGTTCCGCCAGCGTCTGCTCTGCCTGCTGACGACTGGTGAAAAGCTGACGCCAGATGGCTGTACAGCCTGTGTTGTCAATAATGGTGCCAACATCGACACAGCAGCAGGTTGCCGTTTCATTAGCACTGCATTTTTTTATCGCATCAGTCATATAAGGTCTCCGGTTAGACGGTGTTTGCACACTGGCTTTGCATTAGCAGAATGCCCACAGTTTACTCAGCTGCGTTTAATTTGTCCGCTGACGGATTCGGCTCATGACGTTAAGTGACGAATATCACAGTAAAAATTGATCTGAAACATCTCTGACGCAAACAACCGCAGAACATTGTTATTTTTTGTTATGATTAACGCTTTTCTTGGATCATTTCTGAAATATTTATAAATCAATATTGCCACTGCGTAACAGGTCAGACCTATACTGGGGCCACTGGTCTGATTTGTCAGTTGTTATTCCGTCCCTGCACTCCCCGGCATTTGTTACTTGATGCAACAGAGTAAATAATAATCAGATAATGAGGTTGTGGTCATGAACCATAAAAACCTGTTTGCAAAGTCGGCTTTAGCCATGGCAGTGGTGCTTGTTTCTTCAACCGTCTGGTCAGCAGGCTTCCAGCTTAATGAATTTTCCGCTATTGGTCTGGGCCGGGCTTATTCAGGTGAAGGTGCGATGGGGGACACGGCAGCCTCAGCCAGCCGTAATCCGGCAACCATGGTACTGATGGATAGTCCTGAGTTTTCCATTGGCGCGGTGTTTATCGACCCCGACGTCAGCGTCAACGGCGGCAGTCCGACCGGATGGAGTCTCAACGCCAGTAATATCGCGCCGTCGCAATGGGTACCCAATATTCACTATGTTCAACCATTAAACGATCGTTGGTGGCTGGGCGCGTCGGCGACATCGAATTACGGGCTGGCGACTGAGTACAATAATGACTACACCGCAGGGTTCTACGCCGGAAAAACGGGCCTGCAAACCATGAATCTGAATTTGAGCACGGCTTATCGGCTCAACGAACATTTTAGCTTTGGCGTGGGATTCGATGCCGTTTATGCAAGAGCCAAAATTGAACGCTATGCCGGTGAGTCAGGCCAGGCGCTGGGGTTACCCTCAGATACTCAAATCGCACACCTGAAAGGGGACGAATGGGGCTATGGCTGGAATACCGGGGTTTTATATGAGGTTGATAAAGATAACCGGTTTGGTTTCACCTATCGATCTGAAGTCAAGGTTGATTTTGACGGCAATTACAGAAGCGACCTGCCTGGCTCCATTAACCCGCTAAACCTTGGGTTACCGTACGCAACCAGTGGCTCAACCATCCCCGGAGCCTTAACACTCAACCTGCCTGAAGTATGGGAAGTCTCCGGCTATCATAAGGTTGCTCCTCAATGGGTCATTCATTACAGCATGGCCTACACCAGCTGGAGTCAGTTCCAGGAGCTGAAAGCAACGGGTAGCAGTGGCCAGACGCTGTTCCAAAAAGATAAAAGTTACAGAGATGCTTACAGAATCGCGTTAGGTACATCTTACTTTTATGATGATAACTGGACATTCCGCGCAGGCATTGCCTTCGATGACAGCCCGGTACCGACCGATAACCGCACCATCTCCATACCCGATCAGGACCGTTTATGGCTAAGTACCGGTACCTCTTATGCTTTCAATCAGGATACCTCAGTTGACCTGGGTATTTCCTATATGCACGGCCAGGATGTCACCGTTAAAGAAGGCCCTTACACTTTCCATTCAACCGGCAAAGCATGGTTGTATGGCGCGAACTTTAACTATAAATTTTAATGGCGACACATATGCAGCAGGCCTGTCATTGACAGACCTTTTTTTAGCTAGTTGGCATCGATATCATTCAGATCGCCCTGAATTGCCGCCGCATTTGAATTCTCCTGCGGAGTGAGTTTCCCCCCTCTCGCCAGGAAGTCATGACGCTGGAAGTAGGCTGCCCTGACGAATGAATAAGGGTCGCCGGTATTATGCAGCATCGCATCGCTGTCAAGCAGCCGCGCACGGGTTTCCACCACCTCCAGCGTCCATTTGCCAACAGACATCCACCACGTCAGCAAGCCCAGCGGGGCGTAAAGATTATCAACCAGGCCACCTACATCTTCCCGCGGGGTAAAATTGCCATAGCCCGGCAGAACTACATAGGTTCCATAGCCCACGCCATAGTTGCCCAGCGTACTGCCAAAACGGTGCGGTTCTTCTTTAGCCAGCGCAGGATTTGCCATTCCGGCAACATCAATAAAACCGCCCATTCCAAGAATAGTGTTCAGGAAAAAACGATTGAAATGGATCATTGCTTTGTAGGGCTTACCTTCCACAAAATAGTTCACCATGGTCGATGGCTCACTGAGGTTCCCCAGGAAATTGCTTATACCGGTTCGCGCTGGGACAGGAACATAGTCACGCCATGCCACTGCCACGGGACGGACAATGTAAGGATCGAGCACAGTATAGTTAAAGTTGAACATGGAGCGGTTAAAGCCTTCCAACGGATCGGGTCTGCCCTGCGGCTGATCCGCCCTTTGTGAACTGGCACAGCCAAACAGCAGCATACTGGCGAGCGCGATGCCCATCACACGGTAGCTCATATCATTCTCCCTGTAGCAAGTAGTAGGTATGTATATTTTTGTTGATGAATGTTAACGGACTGAGAAAGCTTGCACTTAAAATATAGGACCGTGGATCTGCTTAAGTGCAAAAGATAGCAGCTCCTCTATCGACTGTTAAAAGAGAGATACACTCTCTTTTAGCGTCGTGCGCCAGAGTAAAACAGCGACAAAAATATACATTACTCTGCCTGCAGGCAACATTTTTTCTGGCAGTATTATTATCGGACGTGATGGAAAATCAGCCTGCTGCAGCCTTCATCGCTGCAAGGTCAGATAATCACGCTGAAGTTATTGAGGTTAAGTAACGTATTTCTGTTTCTCTGCTTTGCGCACAGATTAACGCTGGCCCAGTCGACGTATTCTGGCTCGTAAAAGAATGAGCGCTGCCCCTAAAAATGCAAAAAGTGCAGGGCCGGCCCAGAGAAGGAGATTAGAAGACCGATCAACCACATCGGGACAATGACTGTCCACCATTTGCGCGTTTATTTCGTCAGATTTCTTTCTTATCATCTGCGACTGAAACGTTATGAGCCTCATATCAGCCGCAATAAATGAACCGGAATCAGCAATACTTTTGTACTGACATTCAGGGCAACGTAGTGTTTCAGTGAAGTAAGGATATTGTTGTTCCGCAATTGCAGAAAATGTTGAGCTGTAGGTCGTCTCAGACAGCACCTTAGTCGCCGCCAGCAGTAATGACATCAGTAAAATGATGCAGATCTTCATGGATTTCGCCTCCTTGCCTGATTTATCTTTCAGT from Erwinia tracheiphila harbors:
- a CDS encoding YfcZ/YiiS family protein, with the protein product MTDAIKKCSANETATCCCVDVGTIIDNTGCTAIWRQLFTSRQQAEQTLAELTEKARCVESEPCKINASLTELPQGVQLDAHFTFSCQAETMIFQLGLR
- the fadL gene encoding long-chain fatty acid transporter FadL, with protein sequence MNHKNLFAKSALAMAVVLVSSTVWSAGFQLNEFSAIGLGRAYSGEGAMGDTAASASRNPATMVLMDSPEFSIGAVFIDPDVSVNGGSPTGWSLNASNIAPSQWVPNIHYVQPLNDRWWLGASATSNYGLATEYNNDYTAGFYAGKTGLQTMNLNLSTAYRLNEHFSFGVGFDAVYARAKIERYAGESGQALGLPSDTQIAHLKGDEWGYGWNTGVLYEVDKDNRFGFTYRSEVKVDFDGNYRSDLPGSINPLNLGLPYATSGSTIPGALTLNLPEVWEVSGYHKVAPQWVIHYSMAYTSWSQFQELKATGSSGQTLFQKDKSYRDAYRIALGTSYFYDDNWTFRAGIAFDDSPVPTDNRTISIPDQDRLWLSTGTSYAFNQDTSVDLGISYMHGQDVTVKEGPYTFHSTGKAWLYGANFNYKF
- the mlaA gene encoding phospholipid-binding lipoprotein MlaA — translated: MSYRVMGIALASMLLFGCASSQRADQPQGRPDPLEGFNRSMFNFNYTVLDPYIVRPVAVAWRDYVPVPARTGISNFLGNLSEPSTMVNYFVEGKPYKAMIHFNRFFLNTILGMGGFIDVAGMANPALAKEEPHRFGSTLGNYGVGYGTYVVLPGYGNFTPREDVGGLVDNLYAPLGLLTWWMSVGKWTLEVVETRARLLDSDAMLHNTGDPYSFVRAAYFQRHDFLARGGKLTPQENSNAAAIQGDLNDIDAN
- a CDS encoding cytochrome c-type biogenesis protein, which gives rise to MKICIILLMSLLLAATKVLSETTYSSTFSAIAEQQYPYFTETLRCPECQYKSIADSGSFIAADMRLITFQSQMIRKKSDEINAQMVDSHCPDVVDRSSNLLLWAGPALFAFLGAALILLRARIRRLGQR